ATCCCTCCGCCGGACGGATCACGTTCCGGCAGTACGGCGAGAAGTGGCTCGCCTCCCAGACGACGGACCCCACGACGCGCACGACGGTGGACGTCCACCTCCGGCTGCACGCGTTCCCGTACCTCGGGACGCGGCCGATTGACTCGTTCCGGCCCGAGCACATCCGCGAGTGGCTCGCGGCGTTGGAGAAGGCCCTTCCCGTGTCCTCGTATCGCCGGGTCATCTTCGCCAGCGTCTCCGCCGTGCTCGCTGCGGCCGTGGACGACGAACTGCTGGCCAAGAACCCGTGCAAGTCGCGTTCGGTCCGGCCGCCGGCCCCGGTCGAGCCGCGGGTGAGGCCGTGGACGGCGGAGCGGGTGTTCGCCATCCGTTCGGCGCTCCCCAAGCGCTATCAGGCAATGGTCGACATCGGCGGCGGCTGCGGTCTCCGTCAGGGCGAGATCTTCGGACTGGCGGAGGAACATGTCAGGTTCGACACCGGATGGCTCCACATCGCGAATCAGGTGAAGGTCGTCAACGGGCATCTCGTCTTCGGCCCGCCGAAGCGTGGAAAGGAGCGGGACGTCCCGCTCCCCCGCCAGGTCGCCCGCGTTCTCCGCGAGCACGCCGAGGAATTCCCGCCCGTCGACGTCTCCCTGCCGTGGTTGAAGCCGGACGGGCCGCTCGTCACGAAGCGGCTGTACTTCTCGCTCACCGGCGGCGGCGCCGTGCGCCGGACCGATTTCAACACCCGCGTGTGGAAACTCGCCCTCGTCCAGGCCGGCGTGATTCCGGAGCCCGAGGAGGGCGCGCGTCACCAGGCGGCCCGCGAGCACGGAATGCACGCGCTGCGGCACTTCTACGCGTCCGTCCTCCTCGACGCCGGCGAGAACATCAAGGCGCTCAGCTCGTACCTCGGTCACGGCGACCCCGGGTTCACGCTCCGGGTCTACACGCACCTGATGCCGAGCAGCGACGGACGGGCCCGCCGGGCCGTGGACGGCCTCTACGAGGGCCCCGGTTCGACGTCTGACGGCCCAGGGACGGCCCCGGCCGAGTAGGACGGCTGAGGGCCGACGGTTCACGACCGTCGGCCCTCAGCCTCAGTTCCAGGGGCTACCCGCCCTGAACTGCACTTACAGCACCGGCAGGTTCTTGCGCAGCTCGAAGGCGGTGACCTCGGAGCGGTACTCCTCCCACTCCTGCTTCTTGTTGCGGAGGAAGAAGTCGAAGACGTGCTCGCCGAGGGTCTCGGCGACCAGCTCGGACTTCTCCATGAGGGCGATCGCCTCGCCGAGGTTCTGCGGCAGCGGCTCGATGCCCATCGCGCGGCGCTCGGAGTCGGAGAGCGCCCAGACGTCGTCGTCGGCGCCGGCGGGGAGCTCGTAGCCCTCCTCGATGCCCTTGAGGCCGGCGGCGAGGAGGACGGCGTAGGTCAGGTACGGGTTGGCGCCCGAGTCGATGGAGCGGACCTCGACGCGGGAGGAGCCGGTCTTGCCCGGCTTGTACATGGGGACCCGGATGAGCGCGGAGCGGTTGTTGTGGCCCCAGCAGATGTACGAGGGGGCCTCGCCGCCGGAGCCGGCCGTGCGGGAGGAGCCGCCCCAGATGCGCTTGTACGAGTTGACCCACTGGTTCGTGACGGCGGAGATCTCGCCCGCGTGCTTGAGGAGGCCCGCGATGAAGGAGCGGCCCACCTTGGAGAGCTGGTACTCGGCGCCGGACTCGTAGAAGGCGTTCCGGTCGCCCTCGAAGAGGGAGAGGTGGGTGTGCATGCCCGAGCCCGGGTAGTCCGAGAACGGCTTCGGCATGAAGGTCGCCTGGACGCCCTGCTCCAGCGCCACCTGCTTCATGACCAGGCGGAAGGTCATGATGTTGTCGGCGGT
The Streptomyces roseofulvus genome window above contains:
- a CDS encoding site-specific integrase, with amino-acid sequence MAGHVQDRWYKTEIDADGKERRVRTDRYGLGLRYRARYIGPDGTEKSKSFPDKQKRLADKWLSNIEADMSRGQYIDPSAGRITFRQYGEKWLASQTTDPTTRTTVDVHLRLHAFPYLGTRPIDSFRPEHIREWLAALEKALPVSSYRRVIFASVSAVLAAAVDDELLAKNPCKSRSVRPPAPVEPRVRPWTAERVFAIRSALPKRYQAMVDIGGGCGLRQGEIFGLAEEHVRFDTGWLHIANQVKVVNGHLVFGPPKRGKERDVPLPRQVARVLREHAEEFPPVDVSLPWLKPDGPLVTKRLYFSLTGGGAVRRTDFNTRVWKLALVQAGVIPEPEEGARHQAAREHGMHALRHFYASVLLDAGENIKALSSYLGHGDPGFTLRVYTHLMPSSDGRARRAVDGLYEGPGSTSDGPGTAPAE
- a CDS encoding glutamine synthetase family protein, which codes for MDKQQEFVLRTLEERDIRFVRLWFTDVLGFLKSVAVAPAELEQAFDEGIGFDGSAIEGFARVYESDMIAKPDPGTFQILPWRAEAPGTARMFCDILMPDGSPSFADPRFVLKRALAKASDLGFTFYTHPEIEFFLLKDKPLDGSRPTPADNSGYFDHTPQNVGMDFRRQAITMLESMGISVEFSHHEGAPGQQEIDLRYADALSTADNIMTFRLVMKQVALEQGVQATFMPKPFSDYPGSGMHTHLSLFEGDRNAFYESGAEYQLSKVGRSFIAGLLKHAGEISAVTNQWVNSYKRIWGGSSRTAGSGGEAPSYICWGHNNRSALIRVPMYKPGKTGSSRVEVRSIDSGANPYLTYAVLLAAGLKGIEEGYELPAGADDDVWALSDSERRAMGIEPLPQNLGEAIALMEKSELVAETLGEHVFDFFLRNKKQEWEEYRSEVTAFELRKNLPVL